One window of the Triticum dicoccoides isolate Atlit2015 ecotype Zavitan chromosome 3B, WEW_v2.0, whole genome shotgun sequence genome contains the following:
- the LOC119281557 gene encoding uncharacterized protein LOC119281557 has product MSMDGKTPDLLPLSAAKKKIRDAVPLACGWALLNAFATVCGVASGYIAEYIHVSCSQSSFILPCIELTDEEAARLIALCVGILCCPPSQAAAVALALLLPCQRRRARRTLAYLALVVTVLFHCLFASAVWVFLTADPGYIFGRIYFTAGFCFFVVGDLLSFRALLGGDGWGMKYVAYFF; this is encoded by the exons ATGTCCATGGACGGCAAGACCCCTGATCTGCTGCCTCTGAGCGCGGCCAAGAAGAAGATCCGGGATGCCGTCCCGCTGGCCTGCGGATGGGCGCTCCTCAACGCCTTCGCCACGGTCTGCGGCGTAGCAAGCGGCTACATTGCCGAGTACATCCATGTGTCGTGCAGCCAG TCCTCCTTCATTCTGCCGTGCATCGAGCTGACGGACGAGGAGGCCGCCAGGCTAATCGCCCTCTGCGTCGGGATTCTGTGCTGCCCCCCATCCCAGGCGGCCGCGGTGGCGCTGGCGCTGCTGCTCCCATGCCAGCGTCGCCGGGCCCGCCGGACCCTCGCCTACCTCGCGCTGGTGGTCACCGTCCTCTTCCATTGCTTGTTCGCCAGCGCCGTCTGGGTCTTCCTCACCGCCGACCCAGGATACATCTTCGGCAGGATCTACTTCACCGCGGGCTTCTGCTTCTTCGTGGTGGGCGACCTCCTCAGCTTCCGGGCCCTTCTGGGAGGTGATGGGTGGGGCATGAAGTACGTAGCCTATTTCTTCTGA